A region from the Vibrio artabrorum genome encodes:
- a CDS encoding LysR family transcriptional regulator, which yields MKSTELNLIPIFVAIYEEQNLSRAANRMDISQPAVSKALARLRDIYDEPLFHRTTSGVAPTTFAIDIYPAMSAALKNFTSTLSASRDFDPKTSNRIFSVACVSAASYEIMPRAMQLISQVAPNIALEVHPLFTEDFESDLRLQRHDVIIDMTPRGRTTLKHEVLSAEELVVVCRHDHPTIGDTIDMAQFLAHEHVVVARWHARKSLLSSDHFSELEKRRIVYRAAGVVEMLPVIEGSDAIGVMPISSVRCFAEKYAVKTLPLPFELEELDMCMIWHPSRTNETSHQWLRAKIKAAAKAISKVS from the coding sequence ATGAAAAGTACTGAGCTAAATTTAATTCCGATATTTGTCGCTATCTATGAAGAGCAGAACTTATCTAGGGCTGCTAATCGCATGGATATAAGCCAACCGGCTGTGAGTAAGGCGCTTGCACGCTTGCGAGATATCTATGATGAGCCACTGTTTCACCGAACCACGTCAGGCGTAGCGCCAACCACTTTTGCTATTGATATTTATCCAGCTATGTCTGCGGCTTTGAAAAACTTTACATCAACACTGTCTGCATCACGCGATTTTGATCCTAAAACATCAAATCGTATTTTTTCTGTTGCTTGTGTTTCCGCAGCAAGCTATGAAATTATGCCAAGAGCGATGCAGTTGATCAGCCAAGTTGCACCTAACATCGCGTTAGAAGTTCACCCTCTGTTTACAGAAGATTTTGAGTCAGACTTAAGGCTGCAAAGGCACGATGTGATCATTGACATGACGCCAAGAGGACGAACCACACTCAAGCATGAAGTGCTATCTGCCGAAGAGCTTGTGGTTGTTTGTCGGCATGATCATCCGACAATTGGTGACACTATTGATATGGCACAATTCTTAGCGCATGAACATGTAGTGGTTGCGCGTTGGCATGCACGTAAAAGCTTATTAAGTTCTGACCATTTTAGTGAGTTGGAGAAACGCAGAATCGTGTATCGCGCTGCGGGCGTTGTTGAGATGCTTCCAGTTATTGAGGGTTCGGATGCGATTGGTGTTATGCCTATTTCATCGGTGCGTTGTTTTGCTGAAAAGTACGCGGTAAAAACATTGCCATTACCATTCGAACTGGAAGAACTCGATATGTGTATGATCTGGCACCCAAGCCGCACTAACGAGACAAGTCATCAATGGCTGCGCGCTAAAATCAAAGCAGCAGCAAAAGCTATCTCAAAGGTAAGTTAA
- a CDS encoding alkaline phosphatase family protein, translating into MQYTKLSGLTLALLCALPASATEKPNLILQITVDGLRADLIERYKHNFGEGGFRYLMEDGTYYTNANYQHGNTETIVGHVSLATGAPPSVHGMVGNVWYDRSEERLVYNVEDANYQMLTSGAGVDKATEIDPTQKTAQGDGRSPEPILSTTFGDELTISNSGKSKVFGVSVKDRGAISLAGHSGKAFWFSKAQSEFVTSNYYYDQYPDWVSRWNEKAIAAQYSKQKWALSLPREKYTLQEHDTEHKVKLGDFQRTFPHPYGPASYKYYSTTLTVSPAGDEITENFASTLLMQEKLGQGDVTDYLSVSFSSNDYVVHLYGPESLETEDNLIRLDKTLAKLFKTVDNQVGLKNTLIVLSADHGVPESSPAANALGFNQAQYFNKDTLLSSGVEKRLKDEFGLSKDAIRLYAQPYIYLNHDLIAEKKLDLAKVQEAIADEIAKVKGVAFAVSSSDIAANRVPDTHVMQLIKNNYHPARSGDVYVVFAPRSYINDMEGLQIASTHGSPWKYDTHVPVIFAGYDVDAKKVSRPITPYDIAPTLSNKLGITQPSGSIGEVLQEIVE; encoded by the coding sequence ATGCAATACACCAAGCTTTCAGGACTAACCCTCGCGTTACTCTGTGCTCTCCCAGCTTCGGCTACAGAAAAGCCAAATCTCATCCTTCAAATCACGGTAGATGGCCTGCGCGCAGACCTAATCGAACGGTATAAGCACAACTTCGGTGAAGGTGGTTTCCGGTACTTAATGGAAGACGGTACTTACTACACCAACGCGAACTACCAACATGGCAACACAGAAACGATTGTGGGCCATGTATCGCTTGCAACAGGCGCTCCACCCAGCGTACACGGCATGGTAGGCAATGTTTGGTATGACCGTAGCGAAGAACGTTTGGTGTATAACGTAGAAGACGCTAATTACCAAATGCTGACCTCTGGTGCGGGTGTCGACAAAGCAACAGAGATCGACCCAACGCAGAAGACAGCACAAGGCGATGGCCGCTCTCCGGAGCCAATACTCTCCACCACGTTTGGTGATGAGCTGACGATTTCCAATAGTGGCAAATCAAAAGTGTTCGGCGTATCTGTGAAAGACCGCGGTGCAATCTCATTGGCGGGACACAGTGGTAAAGCCTTCTGGTTCTCCAAAGCACAATCTGAATTTGTCACCAGTAACTATTATTACGACCAGTACCCAGATTGGGTATCACGCTGGAACGAGAAAGCGATTGCTGCTCAGTATTCCAAACAGAAGTGGGCGCTCTCATTACCGCGTGAGAAATACACATTGCAAGAACACGATACCGAACACAAAGTGAAACTCGGTGATTTCCAACGCACCTTCCCTCATCCATACGGCCCGGCAAGTTACAAGTACTACAGCACCACCCTAACCGTCAGCCCTGCTGGTGACGAGATCACGGAAAACTTCGCTAGCACCTTGTTGATGCAAGAGAAGCTTGGCCAAGGCGACGTGACCGACTATCTGTCTGTGAGTTTCTCATCAAACGACTACGTGGTGCACCTTTACGGCCCAGAAAGCCTAGAAACAGAAGACAACCTTATCCGACTTGATAAGACTCTCGCTAAGCTTTTCAAAACCGTGGATAACCAAGTTGGGCTAAAAAACACATTAATTGTGCTGTCTGCCGATCATGGTGTGCCTGAATCTTCACCTGCGGCAAATGCGCTTGGTTTCAATCAAGCCCAATACTTCAATAAAGACACACTACTCTCGAGTGGTGTTGAGAAACGATTGAAGGATGAATTTGGTCTAAGCAAAGACGCAATTCGTTTGTATGCGCAACCTTATATCTATCTGAATCATGATCTCATTGCTGAGAAGAAGCTAGATCTGGCTAAGGTACAAGAAGCCATTGCTGATGAAATTGCAAAAGTGAAAGGCGTTGCATTTGCTGTATCAAGCAGTGATATCGCAGCCAACCGAGTACCGGATACGCATGTGATGCAGCTCATCAAAAACAACTATCACCCTGCTCGTTCTGGCGACGTGTATGTAGTCTTTGCACCGCGCAGCTACATTAACGACATGGAAGGCCTACAAATTGCTTCAACTCATGGCTCACCTTGGAAATATGACACACATGTACCGGTTATTTTCGCTGGCTATGATGTGGACGCTAAGAAGGTTTCTCGTCCAATTACGCCATATGACATTGCGCCAACACTGTCGAACAAACTGGGTATCACCCAACCAAGCGGGTCAATTGGAGAAGTGCTGCAAGAAATCGTCGAGTAA
- a CDS encoding formylglycine-generating enzyme family protein, whose amino-acid sequence MNFFNYKQLATISSVTMTLFLSGCTSVPTHPIAQQIDQQMVLVEGGTFTMGSNDPEASKAERPARDITVDSFYMAKFEVTQELFESVMGSSLSYFQNPQIPVNNLSWQQANYFVEQLNELTGEEYRLPTEAEWEFAAKGGNKSKGYTYSGSNNLDDVAWYSANSKNRAHPVGLKKPNELGLYDMTGNVGEFVIDAFDDTFYRFGPTDNPNNAKHSDVGLSHKSVRGGSFAYDENESESYRRDFASQSITMSDMGLRLVKDTN is encoded by the coding sequence ATGAACTTTTTCAATTACAAACAATTAGCGACGATCAGCAGCGTCACCATGACTCTTTTCCTAAGCGGCTGTACGAGCGTGCCTACCCACCCTATCGCCCAACAAATTGACCAACAAATGGTGCTAGTTGAAGGTGGTACATTCACCATGGGTTCGAACGATCCTGAAGCAAGCAAAGCAGAACGACCAGCGCGAGATATAACTGTAGATAGTTTCTACATGGCGAAGTTTGAAGTGACTCAAGAATTGTTCGAGTCGGTAATGGGTTCATCTCTCAGTTATTTCCAAAACCCACAAATTCCGGTCAATAACTTAAGTTGGCAACAGGCAAACTACTTCGTTGAACAATTGAACGAACTTACGGGTGAAGAATACCGTTTACCAACTGAAGCTGAGTGGGAATTTGCAGCGAAAGGTGGCAACAAGAGCAAGGGCTATACTTACAGTGGTTCCAATAACTTAGATGATGTTGCGTGGTACTCAGCAAATTCTAAAAATCGCGCCCATCCCGTCGGGCTAAAGAAACCAAATGAACTAGGCTTATATGATATGACCGGAAACGTGGGTGAGTTTGTGATTGATGCCTTCGATGACACTTTCTACCGATTCGGTCCAACAGACAACCCTAACAACGCAAAACACAGCGACGTCGGTTTATCACACAAATCGGTTCGCGGTGGCAGCTTTGCTTATGACGAAAATGAATCTGAAAGTTACCGTCGTGATTTTGCAAGCCAATCGATCACCATGTCGGACATGGGCTTACGTTTAGTGAAGGATACGAACTAG
- a CDS encoding anaerobic sulfatase maturase, whose protein sequence is MHITQGPQYNGKASKRLHVMAKPIGAACNIDCKYCYYLSKQDLLEYQKGRSPRMDDETLESYIRQYIEGQNTPEIIFSWQGGEPTMLGLAYFERVVELQKKYQPEGVLISNDLQTNGTLLNDDWAEFLAKNNFLIGLSIDGPEMLHNAYRTNRAGRGTFKQVMAAVELLHKHQVKFATLTCVNNLTSQNALEVYRFLRDVVKSPQMQFIPIVEQKTFRTVAPQTSQVSEQLKQGDKRLIPGHKDSIMESWCVSDLAWGNFLISVFDEWAKNDIGKVFVQYFEASVETWIGRPNPLCTLNEICGKGLAMEPNGDVFSCDHYVYPEYKIGNIHHEKLDDLAYSAPQQKFGFAKSRTLTSQCQQCDYKFACHGECPKNRFIKTRAGEPGLNYLCAGWHKFFSHVDKSMAYIARAMRHPVAHGKYSDSVMMARRAELAK, encoded by the coding sequence ATGCACATTACTCAAGGTCCACAATATAACGGTAAAGCATCTAAGCGCTTACATGTCATGGCTAAGCCGATTGGCGCAGCGTGCAACATTGACTGTAAATATTGTTACTACCTAAGTAAGCAAGATTTGTTGGAGTACCAGAAAGGCCGCTCTCCTCGAATGGATGATGAGACGTTAGAAAGCTACATCCGACAATACATTGAAGGTCAAAATACCCCTGAAATCATCTTCTCATGGCAGGGTGGTGAGCCGACTATGCTCGGTTTAGCGTATTTTGAACGCGTGGTTGAGCTCCAGAAAAAGTACCAACCTGAAGGTGTATTGATTTCAAATGACTTACAAACTAACGGCACATTGTTAAATGACGATTGGGCGGAGTTTCTTGCGAAGAATAACTTCCTGATCGGCTTGAGTATTGATGGCCCTGAAATGCTGCACAACGCTTACCGTACTAACCGCGCGGGTCGTGGCACATTCAAACAAGTGATGGCTGCTGTCGAGCTGTTGCACAAACACCAAGTTAAATTCGCAACGCTAACCTGTGTGAATAACCTGACCAGTCAAAACGCCTTAGAAGTGTATCGCTTCTTACGTGACGTGGTGAAGTCTCCACAAATGCAGTTTATTCCTATCGTAGAACAGAAAACGTTCCGAACGGTTGCACCACAAACATCCCAAGTGAGCGAGCAGCTCAAACAAGGCGACAAACGTCTGATCCCCGGGCATAAAGATTCGATCATGGAATCGTGGTGTGTGTCGGATTTGGCTTGGGGTAATTTCCTTATTTCTGTATTTGATGAGTGGGCGAAGAACGACATCGGTAAGGTGTTTGTTCAGTATTTTGAAGCGAGCGTAGAAACATGGATTGGTCGCCCGAACCCACTGTGTACCTTAAATGAGATATGCGGAAAGGGCTTGGCAATGGAGCCAAATGGCGACGTATTCTCATGCGATCACTATGTTTACCCTGAGTACAAAATTGGCAATATTCATCACGAGAAACTTGATGATTTGGCGTACAGCGCACCACAGCAAAAGTTTGGCTTTGCTAAATCACGCACACTGACCAGTCAGTGTCAGCAATGTGACTACAAGTTTGCTTGTCATGGTGAATGCCCTAAAAACCGCTTTATCAAAACTCGTGCAGGTGAGCCGGGATTGAACTATTTATGCGCGGGCTGGCACAAGTTCTTTTCTCATGTTGATAAATCGATGGCGTATATCGCGCGTGCGATGAGACACCCCGTTGCTCATGGTAAGTACAGTGATTCTGTGATGATGGCGCGTCGAGCAGAACTGGCAAAATAA
- a CDS encoding tetratricopeptide repeat protein, which produces MMKKSLATAVALLVSTSALISTSALAANSVQKMVDAPAQNINQVLEVTDTQTRIQQLSYMAQDQNQSVENRTSALQALASYPSQNALVAVARGLKDQNPEVREAAIIGSEPYQLEHRWALVSPLLSDTDSMVRHTATSNLIRDFNALDNDQKAQIEPPVTELIHFLETQKSEKYQLLFADVLRWHNDWDKAETVYLELIKTYPKEAQVWLSYADNFRAQNKDQQAVEVLDRGLENVPNNAALHYSKSLTLVRLEDKTAAAKEIEVAAKLAKDNSYYWYLNGVLQEALDIDKSTKSFETAYLISGSPEQLYAVCDIYVRYGNDKTDDCLSELGKVAPDYVIEQLKEKRVSSNS; this is translated from the coding sequence ATGATGAAGAAGAGTTTAGCGACAGCGGTTGCTTTATTGGTTTCAACGTCCGCATTGATTTCAACGTCTGCGCTGGCAGCGAATAGCGTTCAAAAAATGGTTGACGCGCCAGCACAAAATATCAATCAAGTGCTTGAAGTGACGGACACTCAAACCCGCATTCAACAGTTGTCTTACATGGCACAAGATCAGAATCAATCCGTTGAAAATCGTACTAGTGCACTGCAAGCGCTTGCTTCATACCCAAGCCAAAATGCGCTGGTGGCGGTGGCAAGAGGCTTAAAAGATCAAAACCCTGAAGTTCGTGAGGCGGCGATTATCGGTTCTGAACCTTACCAACTTGAGCACCGTTGGGCGTTAGTTTCGCCTTTGCTGAGCGATACAGATTCTATGGTTCGCCACACGGCGACATCCAATTTAATTCGTGATTTCAATGCATTAGATAACGACCAGAAAGCACAAATTGAACCACCAGTTACAGAGTTGATTCACTTCTTGGAAACGCAAAAGTCCGAAAAGTATCAATTACTGTTTGCTGATGTGCTCCGTTGGCACAATGACTGGGATAAGGCGGAGACGGTTTATCTAGAGTTGATCAAGACTTACCCAAAAGAAGCACAGGTTTGGTTGAGCTACGCAGATAATTTTCGTGCACAGAACAAAGATCAACAAGCAGTCGAAGTATTAGATCGTGGTTTGGAGAATGTACCAAACAATGCTGCTCTGCACTATTCGAAATCGCTGACTCTGGTTCGTCTTGAAGACAAGACCGCAGCAGCTAAAGAGATTGAAGTGGCTGCGAAGCTAGCGAAAGATAACAGCTATTATTGGTACCTAAATGGGGTATTACAAGAAGCGTTGGATATCGACAAGTCGACGAAATCGTTCGAGACCGCGTATTTGATCTCGGGTTCTCCAGAGCAGTTATACGCGGTGTGCGATATCTATGTGCGTTATGGTAATGACAAGACCGATGATTGTTTAAGCGAACTGGGCAAAGTGGCTCCAGATTATGTTATCGAGCAGTTGAAAGAGAAACGAGTCAGCTCAAACTCGTGA
- a CDS encoding response regulator, whose translation MAFTVWNNLSVKHKLFGLVLLPISLLLFLAGRQAHVLTTQLADFERTSQLAEYLEDVSLLYKSTLTPNAEEFVERSEQLNVNLKALAPNLFKEGDQEVNQLIADFSQATLLMIKSTDSYDQLNAIEWQSHLYQQLLLTIEKVPFDVTKREIQQHLAALLQIEWLMFWSNEEFKLSSSLVDIYQQKNEYDFELAETIEGLSARQLLFLERFVALNTNERQVSLMVEVFKNDVFIQSQEIRHELHDISGTQQLTREEISSELKAMNTRFSLLQNLEDVIKHEFKVEVAQAISNAQMQRTLFITIVTLLAAIVMGLALSLARQVTNNLELVLNFLKHEKGEPRPSLKQLVQGKDELSLFAQQVERLTIEKDNAQEKLTQAKEDAEKAKDDAEQAKDNAIQASKAKSSFLANMSHEIRTPLNGVIGISEILSDTPLTPTQRDYVDTIETSSQLLLSLINDILDFSKIESGMLLISPHSASIRESIYDIASIVAPKAKEQNISLNVDISPDTPARVMIDDHRLRQIIMNFMSNAVKFTTEGGVTLSLQTLKKAENSVTIRFAVRDTGIGIDSQQQKQIFEPFAQEDNSTTRQFGGTGLGLAISTQLVELMGGQIQLDSVKGKGSCFYFDLDLPIDLVFPKPSVATGNIYILSNDKMLSQRIESELNLYGLEVTHTTNDTTAMTQQLATQKYSKPITVVFVEDDAFLASDYVDHLAKLHLNGITICLIRSFLSEPADLGDYVTAQVAHPLLGLRLIKAIELCDIRGLTELSKIGLQTREIQDKILIVEDNKINQKIAGLHVGKSGFEFEFANNGQEAIDMFTANPDYAAILMDCMMPVMDGFDATSNIRRIEKETGATRRVPIIALTASVIDDDIQKCFDVGMDDYVPKPFKFETLKEKIITSVEAMPLPAFHSAQPKKQPATVTPILNVVAEKPILLEETEQKPTPLKPEKILLVEDNRVNQKVASIMLKKAGYAFEIADNGQIAVDMYLNDSSFDIILMDCMMPVMDGFTATREIRKHEKNQGLSKTPIIALTASVIDDDIQKCFDSGMDGYVAKPVSKEKLLNQIESVAC comes from the coding sequence ATGGCATTCACAGTCTGGAATAACCTTTCAGTCAAACACAAGCTCTTTGGCTTAGTTTTACTCCCTATTTCACTACTCCTTTTTTTAGCGGGTAGGCAGGCTCATGTTTTAACGACTCAGTTAGCTGACTTTGAACGAACAAGTCAATTGGCTGAATACTTAGAAGATGTTTCGCTGTTATACAAAAGCACTTTAACACCTAACGCCGAAGAATTTGTTGAGCGAAGTGAACAGCTCAATGTGAATTTAAAAGCCCTCGCCCCTAATCTTTTTAAAGAGGGTGATCAAGAAGTTAATCAATTAATCGCAGACTTCAGTCAAGCCACATTGTTAATGATAAAAAGCACTGACAGTTATGACCAACTTAACGCCATTGAATGGCAAAGTCATTTATACCAGCAACTGTTACTCACAATCGAAAAAGTGCCTTTCGACGTCACCAAACGAGAGATTCAACAACACCTTGCTGCTTTACTGCAGATAGAGTGGCTGATGTTTTGGTCAAACGAAGAGTTTAAGTTAAGTTCATCTTTAGTTGATATCTACCAACAAAAGAATGAATACGATTTTGAACTGGCGGAGACCATCGAAGGCCTAAGTGCACGCCAACTCCTATTTTTAGAACGTTTCGTGGCTTTGAATACGAATGAACGCCAAGTCTCGTTAATGGTGGAAGTATTTAAAAACGATGTTTTTATTCAAAGCCAAGAAATTCGTCATGAACTTCATGATATTTCGGGCACACAACAGCTGACGCGTGAAGAAATATCCAGTGAGTTAAAGGCCATGAACACTCGCTTTAGCTTGTTACAAAATCTAGAAGATGTCATCAAACACGAGTTTAAAGTTGAGGTTGCTCAAGCCATCTCAAATGCTCAGATGCAAAGAACCCTGTTTATTACGATCGTTACGTTGCTAGCTGCAATCGTCATGGGGTTGGCGTTGAGCCTTGCAAGACAAGTGACCAATAACCTTGAATTAGTGCTTAATTTTTTAAAACATGAGAAAGGTGAACCACGCCCCTCTTTAAAGCAATTGGTTCAAGGTAAAGATGAACTCAGCCTGTTTGCCCAACAGGTTGAACGATTGACCATAGAAAAAGACAATGCTCAAGAAAAACTAACCCAAGCAAAAGAAGATGCAGAGAAAGCCAAAGATGACGCTGAGCAAGCGAAAGATAATGCAATCCAAGCAAGCAAAGCCAAAAGCAGCTTCTTAGCCAACATGTCACATGAAATTCGTACTCCCTTGAATGGAGTCATCGGTATCTCGGAGATTTTGTCCGATACTCCTCTAACCCCCACACAACGCGATTACGTTGATACAATTGAAACCTCGTCTCAACTGCTACTGAGTTTAATCAACGATATCTTAGACTTCTCTAAAATTGAATCTGGCATGCTATTAATTAGCCCACACTCGGCGTCCATTAGAGAGTCAATATATGACATCGCATCCATTGTTGCGCCAAAAGCAAAAGAACAAAACATCTCACTTAACGTCGACATCAGTCCAGACACACCGGCACGAGTGATGATAGACGATCACCGTTTAAGACAAATCATAATGAATTTTATGTCGAACGCGGTCAAGTTTACTACAGAAGGTGGCGTGACATTATCGCTCCAAACGCTCAAAAAAGCAGAAAACAGTGTCACCATTCGGTTTGCTGTACGAGACACAGGTATTGGGATCGATTCACAGCAACAAAAACAGATATTTGAACCCTTTGCTCAAGAAGATAATTCAACGACACGCCAATTTGGTGGGACGGGGCTCGGCCTAGCTATCAGTACACAATTGGTTGAACTGATGGGGGGACAAATTCAACTCGACTCTGTTAAAGGTAAAGGGAGCTGTTTCTACTTCGACCTAGATTTACCCATTGATCTCGTCTTTCCTAAACCAAGTGTAGCGACCGGTAATATCTATATTCTGAGCAACGATAAGATGCTTTCACAACGAATAGAAAGTGAACTTAACCTTTATGGGTTAGAGGTGACTCACACCACCAATGATACTACGGCAATGACACAACAACTCGCCACTCAAAAATACTCAAAGCCAATCACCGTCGTTTTCGTGGAAGATGACGCATTCCTGGCGAGCGACTACGTAGATCACTTAGCTAAGCTGCATTTAAACGGCATCACTATCTGTTTGATACGATCATTCTTAAGTGAGCCAGCGGATCTTGGCGACTATGTTACAGCGCAAGTCGCGCACCCCTTGCTCGGCTTGCGTTTAATTAAAGCGATTGAGCTTTGTGATATACGAGGGTTAACAGAACTATCAAAGATAGGCCTGCAAACGAGAGAAATCCAAGATAAAATCCTCATCGTCGAAGACAACAAGATCAACCAGAAGATTGCTGGGCTCCATGTCGGTAAGAGTGGCTTTGAATTCGAGTTTGCGAATAATGGACAAGAAGCCATTGACATGTTCACCGCTAACCCGGATTACGCGGCGATACTTATGGATTGCATGATGCCCGTTATGGATGGCTTTGATGCAACAAGCAATATCCGACGAATTGAAAAAGAAACAGGGGCAACCCGTCGCGTCCCGATCATTGCATTGACCGCCAGTGTCATCGATGACGATATCCAGAAGTGTTTCGACGTGGGTATGGATGACTACGTACCAAAGCCATTCAAATTCGAGACGCTTAAAGAGAAAATTATCACCTCGGTCGAAGCAATGCCCCTCCCCGCGTTCCATAGTGCCCAACCTAAGAAACAACCCGCAACCGTCACTCCAATTCTCAACGTGGTAGCAGAAAAACCTATTTTGCTAGAGGAAACGGAACAAAAACCAACGCCACTCAAACCTGAGAAAATACTGCTAGTTGAAGATAATAGAGTGAACCAGAAAGTTGCTTCTATAATGCTAAAAAAGGCCGGTTATGCCTTTGAAATTGCAGACAATGGGCAGATTGCTGTAGACATGTACCTGAACGACAGTAGCTTCGATATCATTCTGATGGATTGTATGATGCCCGTTATGGACGGTTTCACAGCAACAAGAGAGATCAGAAAACACGAGAAAAACCAAGGCTTAAGTAAAACGCCTATTATCGCGTTAACGGCCAGTGTTATCGATGATGATATTCAAAAGTGCTTTGATTCAGGTATGGATGGGTATGTCGCGAAGCCTGTAAGTAAAGAGAAACTACTAAACCAAATAGAAAGCGTCGCTTGTTAA